A stretch of the Deltaproteobacteria bacterium genome encodes the following:
- a CDS encoding vanadium-dependent haloperoxidase → MDSILYWNDVALEANRVSHTNGKGEQTGPTLSSRALAMVHLAMYDAYAGITNDAVNFPPYLTTLNPPAPGASIAAAVAAAAHATLSKLFPSQKAFFDLKHTQAGLQEPGLHDGHAFGLHVAQTLWDDRKDDPDASDAGHAPSMAHGDHRPDPDNPDQGYHAPFYGANAKCFAVTARHGLLPPPRQGNEYTKALREVRGKGIAPELMGTLPSGIKARTVDETVRGVYWGYDGAAELGTPPRLYNQIVRTVADAQNNNEGQNARLFALVNAAMADAGILAWEQKYIHNLWRPVVGIREHDDSMGPAGTGNNDISNNCDPGWLPFGAPSTNSTKKNFTPPFPAYPSGHATFGAAALQMTRLFYNINNRGPDDDLFEDLTFVSDEMNGISKDNKGTVRPRHVRNFPNGLWQMIEENGRSRVDLGVHWVFDAFAVDNSGNMDLTRNIGGVPLGLNIAENIFTTGGGKGPKKSIV, encoded by the coding sequence ATGGATTCGATTCTGTATTGGAATGATGTGGCACTTGAAGCCAACCGCGTGAGCCACACCAACGGCAAAGGCGAACAAACCGGCCCGACACTCAGTTCGCGCGCGTTAGCGATGGTCCATTTAGCGATGTACGATGCGTATGCTGGTATCACGAATGATGCAGTCAACTTTCCTCCGTACTTAACTACCCTCAATCCACCTGCACCAGGAGCATCAATCGCTGCAGCAGTCGCCGCCGCTGCCCATGCCACGTTGTCCAAGTTGTTCCCGAGTCAGAAAGCATTTTTCGATCTCAAGCACACACAGGCAGGCTTACAAGAGCCAGGCTTGCACGACGGTCATGCTTTTGGGCTTCACGTCGCACAGACACTCTGGGACGATCGCAAGGATGATCCGGACGCAAGCGATGCGGGGCATGCGCCATCTATGGCGCACGGTGACCATCGCCCCGACCCAGATAATCCAGATCAGGGGTATCATGCACCATTCTACGGTGCCAACGCCAAGTGCTTTGCTGTCACTGCGCGGCACGGCCTCCTTCCTCCACCACGTCAAGGCAATGAATATACGAAAGCCTTACGAGAAGTACGCGGGAAAGGGATCGCTCCTGAGTTGATGGGGACGTTACCTTCAGGCATTAAAGCGCGCACGGTCGATGAGACAGTGCGCGGTGTGTATTGGGGATACGATGGAGCAGCAGAGTTGGGAACTCCTCCACGTTTATACAACCAGATTGTCCGTACGGTCGCCGACGCGCAGAACAACAACGAAGGGCAAAATGCACGACTCTTCGCGCTCGTGAACGCGGCAATGGCCGATGCCGGAATCTTGGCGTGGGAACAGAAATATATTCACAACTTGTGGCGTCCCGTCGTCGGTATTCGCGAGCATGACGACTCTATGGGCCCCGCGGGAACTGGAAACAACGACATTTCGAACAACTGTGATCCCGGATGGTTACCGTTTGGCGCGCCGAGCACCAATTCGACCAAGAAAAATTTCACCCCACCATTCCCTGCGTATCCGTCTGGACACGCGACGTTCGGTGCCGCCGCACTCCAGATGACACGGTTATTCTATAACATTAACAACCGTGGCCCAGACGACGATCTGTTTGAAGATCTGACGTTTGTCTCTGACGAGATGAACGGTATTAGCAAAGACAACAAAGGGACCGTGCGTCCAAGACATGTCCGCAATTTCCCCAATGGCCTCTGGCAAATGATCGAAGAGAACGGTCGCAGCCGGGTTGATTTGGGCGTGCACTGGGTCTTCGACGCGTTCGCGGTTGATAACAGCGGCAACATGGACCTCACCCGCAACATCGGCGGAGTGCCACTCGGTCTCAATATCGCCGAAAACATCTTTACTACCGGTGGCGGAAAGGGACCAAAGAAGTCGATAGTGTAA
- a CDS encoding glycerol-3-phosphate dehydrogenase/oxidase: MNRAEMVNRVLDRREPWDILIIGGGATGVGVAVDAASRGYEVLLLAQSDFGKGTSSRSTKLVHGGVRYLEQGNISLVIEALKERGLLRQNAPHLVHDLGFVVPNYEWWEAPFYGLGLKVYNLLAGKYGFGSSQILSRSETLERLPTLKTEGLRGGVIYYDGQFDDARLLINLVATAAEQSATLVNYAQVSEFSRDSNGFLDGVKATDVESQQSFWASARVIINASGAFSDNVRRMADAQVPPLIAPSQGIHLVFDRSFLPGDDAIMVPHTSDGRVMFAIPWHEHTLVGTTDTPIPTPSLEPRPTAQEVEFILDTAAQYLEKRPTRSDVLSVFVGIRPLVGTGTGANTATLSRDHTIHIDQNGLLTIAGGKWTTYRNMAEDCVNQAAILARLPEKPCVTPTLNIHGFHQHADKFASLAVYGADAPAIRDLMRTAPALATPLHPALPYCGAEVVWATRYEMARTVEDVLARRLRALFLNARAAMAMAPRVAELMANELGKDAMWQAAQINAFVETASGYVITEGVYQ; the protein is encoded by the coding sequence ATGAATCGGGCGGAAATGGTGAACCGCGTGCTGGATCGACGTGAGCCGTGGGACATCCTCATCATTGGCGGAGGTGCAACCGGCGTTGGTGTCGCCGTCGATGCTGCCTCACGTGGCTATGAGGTACTACTGTTAGCGCAAAGCGATTTTGGGAAAGGGACGTCAAGTCGCAGTACGAAATTGGTCCACGGTGGGGTGCGTTACCTTGAGCAAGGGAACATTTCTCTTGTTATCGAGGCATTGAAAGAGCGCGGACTTCTTCGACAGAACGCTCCACACCTGGTGCATGATCTTGGTTTCGTCGTGCCAAACTATGAGTGGTGGGAAGCACCATTCTATGGGTTAGGTCTCAAGGTCTATAATCTTCTCGCCGGGAAGTACGGCTTCGGTTCGTCCCAGATCTTATCGCGCAGTGAGACACTCGAACGACTGCCGACCTTGAAGACTGAGGGACTCCGTGGTGGTGTTATCTACTATGATGGTCAATTTGATGATGCACGATTATTGATTAATCTCGTCGCTACTGCCGCTGAGCAAAGTGCAACACTGGTGAACTACGCGCAGGTGTCGGAATTTTCCCGCGATAGTAACGGGTTTCTTGATGGAGTGAAGGCGACAGACGTCGAAAGCCAACAGTCATTCTGGGCGTCGGCGCGAGTGATCATCAATGCTAGCGGGGCATTTTCTGACAACGTACGGCGGATGGCTGATGCTCAAGTTCCACCGCTCATCGCCCCGAGTCAGGGGATTCATTTGGTGTTCGATCGCTCGTTTCTGCCGGGTGATGACGCGATTATGGTGCCACATACCAGTGACGGGCGGGTAATGTTTGCTATTCCCTGGCATGAGCATACGCTCGTGGGGACGACGGATACGCCGATTCCAACTCCTTCCCTGGAACCCCGACCAACTGCACAAGAAGTTGAGTTTATCCTCGATACCGCAGCACAGTATTTGGAGAAGCGGCCTACACGGAGTGATGTCCTCAGTGTCTTTGTTGGCATTCGTCCCCTTGTTGGGACAGGCACTGGCGCCAATACGGCGACGCTGTCGCGCGATCACACAATTCACATTGACCAAAATGGCTTGCTGACCATTGCTGGCGGAAAATGGACTACCTACCGCAATATGGCTGAGGACTGCGTAAATCAGGCGGCCATCCTCGCACGATTACCAGAGAAACCCTGCGTGACTCCCACGCTCAATATTCACGGTTTTCATCAGCATGCGGACAAATTCGCTTCACTCGCAGTGTATGGCGCGGATGCCCCGGCGATTCGCGATTTGATGCGCACTGCTCCCGCTTTGGCCACACCGCTACATCCTGCACTGCCATATTGTGGAGCTGAAGTGGTCTGGGCGACGCGCTATGAGATGGCTCGTACTGTCGAAGATGTTCTAGCCCGGCGCTTGCGAGCATTGTTCCTGAATGCTCGTGCAGCTATGGCGATGGCGCCGCGGGTGGCTGAACTGATGGCAAACGAGTTGGGGAAAGATGCAATGTGGCAGGCCGCACAGATCAACGCGTTTGTGGAAACGGCAAGCGGGTATGTGATTACGGAGGGGGTCTATCAGTAG
- a CDS encoding acyl dehydratase, translated as MMAETQQRFSLITEEGLDSLRRLIGVPIEDSLEPWCYEATRDNIRHYAHGIGDDNPLWCDPAYAATTKYGKVVAPPSFVFPLNRILSGYVGGLPGVHAMWAGANLTWHKPMLRGDEFTTKAWLKDLVEHQTRFAGRAIQQIYHVDYYNQNNELVAGGDSWCFRTERDTARERGTKYTETKQKDPVSYSRDDLGRIFARYAEEKVRGATPRYIEDVKVGDKLPTMVKGPMTVTGFIAYAQGWGGLYIRANRLAWKQLQKHPGLGIPNKFGILDVPERVHWDDDLAAQVGTPAAYDYGPERTSWMTHHLTDWMGDEGFLRHLSAEIRRHNPVGDTLYINGEVTRVFQEEGAHYVEVSQTAHQQDGELSVRAKGIVRLPSRS; from the coding sequence ATTATGGCTGAAACTCAACAACGGTTTTCCCTCATTACTGAAGAAGGCTTGGACAGTCTGCGTCGCCTTATCGGTGTGCCGATCGAAGATTCGCTAGAACCGTGGTGCTACGAGGCCACACGCGACAACATTCGCCATTACGCACATGGCATTGGCGATGATAACCCACTGTGGTGTGACCCCGCATATGCAGCCACAACCAAATATGGCAAGGTCGTTGCACCGCCGTCATTTGTCTTCCCTTTGAACCGCATTCTCAGTGGCTATGTCGGCGGCTTGCCTGGCGTGCATGCCATGTGGGCCGGAGCCAATCTCACCTGGCATAAACCGATGCTGCGGGGTGACGAGTTTACAACGAAAGCGTGGTTAAAAGATTTGGTCGAACATCAGACACGCTTCGCGGGTCGCGCAATTCAACAGATTTATCACGTCGATTATTATAATCAGAACAACGAGTTAGTTGCCGGTGGCGACAGTTGGTGCTTCCGCACCGAACGTGACACTGCTCGTGAACGTGGGACCAAGTATACCGAAACCAAACAAAAGGATCCGGTCTCCTATTCACGCGATGATCTCGGCAGGATTTTCGCCAGGTATGCAGAAGAGAAAGTCCGCGGTGCTACCCCTCGTTATATTGAGGATGTGAAAGTCGGCGACAAACTGCCAACCATGGTCAAAGGCCCGATGACCGTCACTGGGTTCATCGCCTATGCCCAAGGCTGGGGCGGCTTATATATCCGCGCCAATCGACTGGCGTGGAAACAACTGCAGAAGCATCCTGGCCTCGGGATTCCCAACAAGTTCGGCATTCTTGACGTTCCTGAACGGGTCCACTGGGATGACGATCTTGCCGCGCAAGTTGGGACACCAGCAGCCTACGATTACGGACCAGAACGGACATCCTGGATGACTCATCACCTCACAGATTGGATGGGCGATGAGGGATTCCTCCGCCACCTTTCTGCAGAGATTCGGCGCCATAATCCCGTTGGCGATACACTCTACATTAACGGCGAAGTGACACGGGTCTTCCAAGAAGAGGGTGCACACTACGTTGAAGTCTCCCAAACTGCGCATCAGCAAGATGGGGAACTTTCCGTACGTGCGAAAGGAATCGTACGGTTACCGTCAAGGTCGTAA
- a CDS encoding 3-deoxy-7-phosphoheptulonate synthase (catalyzes the formation of 3-deoxy-D-arabino-hept-2-ulosonate 7-phosphate from phosphoenolpyruvate and D-erythrose 4-phosphate): protein MIVKMTKRATPDEVAAVESRLHEWGYKTGKMVGEEITLIGVYGDITRLPIGEVQEMGGVDALIPISRSYKRVAQKGEPGNLIHRTVRIGNVEVGGDELTVIAGPCSVESEPQIMEAARLVKEAGAKALRGGVVKYRSSPYSGWEGIGSSSEEALRNGLKLIVKAGREFSLPTVVEVLDANDVSIYEDMGVDCIQVGEPNSKNQALLNRLRDTALPVIHKRGNSLDTEAYLLWVERVMSGGKENVILCERGIATPNKYTRNTLDLGSIAAFFYQLSCLPVAIDASHGTGIRDLVHPMTLAGIMAGASVVLVEVHPNPLIAKSDGFQGLFPEQFAHLVTACEQVWDLRRRLEPLYVPTALVERKYEAQVATDKKRLFGAV, encoded by the coding sequence ATGATTGTCAAAATGACGAAGCGGGCGACGCCAGACGAAGTCGCCGCAGTAGAAAGTAGATTGCATGAATGGGGGTATAAGACCGGAAAAATGGTCGGCGAAGAAATCACCTTGATTGGTGTCTACGGTGATATTACACGCCTACCCATCGGCGAGGTGCAGGAGATGGGAGGCGTTGATGCTTTGATTCCCATCTCACGGTCATACAAACGCGTGGCGCAAAAAGGTGAGCCTGGCAACCTCATTCACCGTACGGTCCGTATTGGTAATGTAGAAGTTGGTGGTGACGAACTCACCGTGATTGCGGGCCCGTGCTCGGTGGAAAGTGAGCCGCAGATCATGGAAGCGGCGCGCTTGGTGAAAGAAGCGGGAGCAAAAGCGTTGCGTGGTGGAGTGGTGAAGTATCGATCGAGTCCCTACAGCGGCTGGGAAGGAATCGGTTCGAGCTCTGAAGAAGCATTGCGCAATGGCCTCAAACTGATTGTCAAAGCAGGCCGAGAGTTCAGCTTGCCGACGGTGGTGGAAGTCCTCGATGCCAATGATGTCTCTATCTACGAGGATATGGGAGTCGATTGTATTCAAGTTGGGGAACCGAACTCCAAGAATCAGGCCTTGTTGAACCGCTTGCGTGATACGGCACTTCCGGTGATTCACAAACGGGGCAATTCTCTTGATACTGAAGCCTACTTGCTTTGGGTTGAGCGAGTGATGTCAGGTGGAAAAGAGAACGTCATTCTTTGCGAACGTGGCATCGCGACACCCAACAAATATACCCGTAACACCCTTGATCTCGGCAGCATTGCGGCGTTCTTTTACCAGTTATCCTGTTTACCGGTAGCGATTGATGCTTCACACGGAACCGGTATCCGCGATCTCGTGCATCCGATGACACTCGCGGGAATTATGGCGGGAGCCTCGGTGGTTCTGGTCGAAGTGCATCCGAACCCGCTGATTGCCAAGTCTGATGGGTTTCAAGGGCTGTTCCCTGAGCAATTCGCTCATTTAGTGACAGCTTGTGAACAGGTCTGGGATTTGCGTAGGCGGCTTGAACCGCTCTATGTCCCAACAGCGCTGGTGGAGCGTAAGTATGAAGCGCAAGTTGCTACTGATAAGAAGCGGTTATTTGGCGCTGTTTAG
- a CDS encoding LD-carboxypeptidase, whose protein sequence is MRKPPRLHSGDVIGVVSPAAAVNEEKLRRGSYTLEQLGFGVRLGEHVLDRHRYLAGTDQDRAAELTGMFHDPYIRAIFCSRAGYGSGRLLPLLDLSALPRPPKIFLGFSDVTLLLNVFVQQAGMVCFHGPVVAGEFADGLTPRSQAHLLGLLTTGFGEPSLNFPISLRAGTSTGMLIGGCLSVLVATLGTPFALDTRDAILFIEDIGEKPYRIDRMLTQLKQAGKLEHLVGVIFGEMKSCRGETDDPTLLLSVIDEVFADYAYPVGFGLPAGHEGENLTLPLGTQVRLDTHLCTLSFLEPAVE, encoded by the coding sequence ATGCGTAAACCGCCTCGTTTGCATTCTGGTGATGTCATCGGCGTTGTCTCGCCTGCCGCTGCGGTCAATGAAGAAAAGCTCCGTCGCGGCAGCTATACCCTTGAGCAGCTTGGTTTTGGGGTACGCCTCGGCGAGCATGTACTCGACCGACATCGATACCTTGCTGGGACTGACCAGGATCGAGCTGCCGAACTGACAGGGATGTTCCATGACCCCTATATCCGGGCGATTTTCTGTTCACGAGCGGGCTATGGTTCTGGCCGGCTTCTTCCCTTACTGGACCTGTCAGCTCTGCCACGGCCTCCCAAGATCTTCCTCGGTTTCAGTGATGTGACGTTGCTCTTGAATGTTTTTGTTCAACAGGCCGGAATGGTCTGCTTTCATGGTCCGGTCGTTGCCGGCGAATTCGCTGATGGTTTAACCCCACGTTCGCAGGCGCATTTGTTGGGTCTCCTCACAACCGGTTTCGGCGAACCTTCGTTGAATTTCCCGATCTCGCTGCGTGCCGGTACCAGCACCGGGATGCTCATCGGTGGGTGTCTCTCGGTGTTAGTCGCGACCCTTGGGACCCCATTTGCTTTGGATACGCGCGACGCGATACTGTTTATCGAGGATATTGGGGAAAAGCCGTATCGGATTGATCGGATGCTAACGCAACTGAAGCAAGCTGGGAAACTGGAACATCTTGTCGGGGTGATCTTCGGGGAGATGAAGAGTTGTCGTGGGGAAACTGATGATCCGACGTTGCTGTTGTCTGTGATTGATGAAGTCTTTGCAGATTATGCGTATCCTGTCGGCTTTGGTTTGCCAGCGGGGCATGAGGGGGAGAACCTGACGTTGCCCTTAGG